CCAATAAAAACAGTTTTTACCCCCTCTCGCTGCATTTCGGCCAATTCCTGACGCAACAACCGCTTAAACAGCAGCATCAGAAAATTGACCTCTTCAGGCGATCGCCGCCAATTTTCAGTCGAGAAAGCATAGGTAGTCAGCGATTCAATGCCCCAGTCTTTGCAGCAACGTAATAGCGCTTTGAGAGTTTTAGCACCTTGACGATGCCCTGCAACCCGTGGCCAACCCCGCTGAGTCGCCCAGCGCCCATTCCCATCCATAATCACCGCCACATGACGAGGCAAGCGTTGAGGATCTAAATCAGTCGGTAAAGACAAAAGAAATTTGGTAACCATGTAAATTTCGAATTCTCAGCTTATATCAATTACTCATCATCAACAGCAAAACACTGCTTACCCTTCAGATATTTCTTTTCCTCCTTTCCTTCGAAACGCTGCGCGAACATCCCTCATCCCTCATCCTTCCTCCTTCCTCCTTCATCTTTTCTCCCTCCTGCTTACCAAAAAGCTCTTGCAACTCCGCAGCCGTCAAACTCCTGCTCCAACCATAAAGATGGTGCAAAATCCGAGTACAGGTAAAAATAAACGTGGCTCGGTTACGCCAAGACCAAGACTGCCAAGCCAGGACGTTGGTCATGCGATGTAGCGTGCCAACCAAACTACTGCGGTTTTGGCTGTAAGTCAGTCGTCCTTGCATTGTTCGGAGGAGGGTGAGAGCAATATGAGGCAGAGAAGACTCCGGAAAGGCCCAAACTCCAAATCCCCAGAACTTAGTCATGTGATTGATCTCATCTTGTGCCAACTCTTCTAGGACTGCCTGGAGAGGGCCTGTTGTATGTGCCATCAGCCAAAAATAGAGACAAGTGGCACCATATTCAGTCGCGACGCGGTGGAGTCCATGTCGATAGAGATCGTTGCGGGGATTGCCAGACGATTGATAGGGCCGAACTTCACGCAGAGCAGGTGTAATTTTTTCACCTGTTAGTTGGGTATACACCTTCATCAGGGCTGGCGTATGTTGTCGCTCCTCTTTTTCCCACAAACCTGGCTCTATCAGGGAACCATGCTCGTCTACGGTACCACCGACAAACCGAGCTAACTGGGGATGTAACTGCTCTAGATACAGCCGACTGGCCTGTGTATATTGCCGAATCGGAGCTTCTGTGTCGATCGCGCCTTTGAGAATCGCCAAAAACACATCTAGGTCAATCCCAATTACTTGCTGACGGTCGATCGCGTGCCAATCAATCGGTTGCCAAGGTCGAGTTTGCGGGGTTCTAAACTGAACTGGGAGATCTTCTAAGCGATCGCACAAATGTTCTACAGAGAGATAGCGATTGATCAAAGCATCAATTCGACTCTGAATCTGCCAGTAGTTTAGGTCTTGGTGGTACTGGCCTGCTAAGTCGATTGAAGTTGAATTTAATTGCAGCGTTTCAACCATATTTCTCTCAACCAGCTCTTTTCCTGTAGCTTATAAAGGCGCAGCATGCTTTGTCAGTCGGTTGGAGTCGGGAGTTTTATCCGGGCAAAAAGTCGGAAAAATCGGAAAAATCGGATGAGCCGTTGTAGCCAAGCTGAGTCGTCAGTCAGACTGTAACCTTGTACGAGGTAGACTAAATACAACTTTGCGAT
This region of Trichocoleus desertorum NBK24 genomic DNA includes:
- a CDS encoding ferritin-like domain-containing protein translates to MVETLQLNSTSIDLAGQYHQDLNYWQIQSRIDALINRYLSVEHLCDRLEDLPVQFRTPQTRPWQPIDWHAIDRQQVIGIDLDVFLAILKGAIDTEAPIRQYTQASRLYLEQLHPQLARFVGGTVDEHGSLIEPGLWEKEERQHTPALMKVYTQLTGEKITPALREVRPYQSSGNPRNDLYRHGLHRVATEYGATCLYFWLMAHTTGPLQAVLEELAQDEINHMTKFWGFGVWAFPESSLPHIALTLLRTMQGRLTYSQNRSSLVGTLHRMTNVLAWQSWSWRNRATFIFTCTRILHHLYGWSRSLTAAELQELFGKQEGEKMKEEGGRMRDEGCSRSVSKERRKRNI